From the Burkholderia sp. GAS332 genome, one window contains:
- a CDS encoding Site-specific recombinase XerD — protein MSCMWPGVPAVTVSHPPEPPEPCQPPRSRPCSLSRPSSFRNVLDGRDGTNRGDAGHSQLSARNDLDAVRAWLANYADTKTTFDNYRKEAERLLLWTVVQLGKPLSSLTHEDLLLFRVFLVNPQPENRWVSASGGKYARGDARWRPFNGPLSPASQRQALIILNGMFTWLVDAGYLRGNPMALLRQRGKRAAPRVTRYLSISLWDEVKGFVGQLPQDTGLQKAYSARCRWLTTLFYLQGMRVSEVATGTMGDFSRRLGADGREQWWLHIVGKGEKERTVPASPELVAELARYRQANGLPPLPGRTDDTPLVIPFRGKRRCMSRSAVHDAIKNVFGNAAAGLRARGPEFKDRANELDRASAHWLRHTSGSHQADGGVDLRTVRDNLGHVSLNTTSLYLHEEEDKRHRETVKRHRMNWETPPAAEPGPAKHDP, from the coding sequence ATGTCGTGTATGTGGCCGGGAGTGCCGGCCGTCACCGTGTCACACCCGCCGGAGCCGCCCGAACCGTGTCAGCCACCCAGATCGCGTCCGTGCAGCCTGTCGAGACCCTCGTCATTCCGGAACGTCTTGGACGGTCGCGACGGCACCAACCGGGGCGACGCCGGGCATTCGCAACTGTCGGCCCGCAATGACCTCGATGCGGTGCGCGCGTGGCTGGCCAACTACGCCGACACGAAGACCACCTTCGATAACTACCGCAAGGAGGCCGAGCGGCTGCTGCTGTGGACCGTCGTGCAACTCGGCAAGCCGCTGTCGTCGCTCACGCACGAGGATCTGCTGCTGTTCAGGGTGTTTCTCGTCAACCCGCAGCCCGAAAACCGCTGGGTGTCGGCCAGCGGCGGCAAATACGCGCGCGGCGACGCACGCTGGCGCCCATTCAACGGACCGCTGTCACCGGCCAGCCAGCGGCAGGCACTGATCATCCTGAACGGCATGTTCACCTGGCTGGTCGACGCTGGCTACCTGCGCGGCAACCCGATGGCGTTGCTGCGCCAGCGTGGAAAACGCGCGGCGCCGCGGGTCACGCGTTACCTGTCGATTTCACTGTGGGATGAGGTCAAAGGCTTTGTCGGGCAGTTACCGCAGGACACCGGGCTGCAGAAGGCGTACTCCGCGCGCTGCCGGTGGCTCACTACCCTCTTCTACCTGCAGGGCATGCGCGTTTCCGAGGTCGCCACCGGAACGATGGGCGACTTCTCGCGCCGGCTCGGCGCCGACGGACGCGAGCAGTGGTGGCTTCACATTGTCGGCAAGGGCGAGAAGGAGCGGACCGTCCCCGCATCGCCCGAACTGGTCGCCGAGCTGGCCCGCTACCGGCAGGCGAACGGTCTCCCGCCGCTTCCGGGCCGCACCGACGACACGCCGCTGGTCATCCCGTTCAGGGGAAAGCGCCGCTGCATGTCGCGCTCAGCCGTGCACGACGCGATCAAAAACGTATTCGGCAACGCCGCCGCGGGGCTGCGCGCCCGCGGACCTGAATTCAAGGATCGCGCAAATGAACTGGACCGCGCCTCGGCGCACTGGCTGCGACACACTTCGGGCTCACACCAGGCCGACGGCGGTGTCGACCTGCGCACGGTGCGCGACAATCTCGGCCATGTGTCGCTGAACACCACGAGCCTTTATCTGCACGAGGAAGAGGACAAACGCCATCGCGAAACGGTGAAACGCCACCGCATGAACTGGGAGACGCCGCCGGCTGCAGAGCCCGGTCCGGCGAAGCACGACCCATGA
- a CDS encoding replication region DNA-binding N-term has protein sequence MSDAQPAVPPDEARLAAEIDRLKVEFPRTRELYREVCALLFFRFGQTPTANRLYQLVRRGSMGTPAAVLGEFWTELREKSRVRIEHPDLPADLGAAAGELVSTLWARATASAQAALDALRDEVEAQRVEAQQAVVAARDELGRVETALEQRTAALLAAQVEIRDLDRAHAEGHAQRQALAAELERIRAALAARDRELVEVREGFSGELEKLRASADLAEDRLRAAEKRALLEIERERVASARLQKELVATTRKGEQGETRHRSELQTLQAQLTNARHQAGVLEGNLAAVRDASAGYAQELGMLRQQMTGAVVPRSSGRKGGAVTVPARKQPRATRKAASAKKPG, from the coding sequence ATGTCTGACGCCCAGCCCGCTGTCCCGCCTGACGAGGCCCGCCTCGCCGCCGAAATCGACCGGCTGAAAGTGGAATTCCCCAGAACGCGCGAGCTGTACCGCGAAGTCTGTGCGCTGCTGTTTTTCCGCTTCGGCCAGACGCCGACCGCCAACCGGCTGTACCAGCTGGTCCGCCGTGGCAGCATGGGCACGCCCGCGGCCGTGCTTGGCGAGTTCTGGACGGAGTTGCGCGAGAAAAGCCGGGTGCGCATCGAGCATCCCGACCTGCCCGCCGATCTTGGTGCTGCCGCTGGCGAGCTGGTGTCGACCCTCTGGGCCCGCGCCACCGCGTCAGCGCAGGCCGCGCTCGACGCGCTGCGCGACGAGGTCGAGGCGCAGCGCGTCGAGGCGCAGCAGGCGGTCGTCGCCGCGCGGGACGAGCTGGGACGCGTGGAGACCGCGCTCGAGCAGCGCACCGCGGCGCTGCTGGCCGCGCAGGTCGAGATACGGGATCTGGACAGGGCACACGCCGAAGGCCACGCGCAGCGACAGGCGCTGGCGGCAGAACTTGAGCGGATCCGCGCGGCGCTGGCGGCGCGCGATCGCGAGCTGGTGGAAGTGAGGGAAGGGTTTTCGGGTGAACTTGAAAAGCTGCGTGCCAGTGCCGATCTGGCAGAAGATCGACTGCGGGCAGCCGAGAAACGTGCGCTGCTCGAGATCGAGCGTGAACGGGTTGCCAGCGCGCGCCTCCAGAAAGAACTGGTGGCCACCACGCGAAAGGGCGAGCAGGGCGAGACGCGGCATCGCAGCGAACTGCAGACCCTGCAGGCACAGCTCACGAATGCACGGCACCAGGCCGGCGTCCTTGAGGGCAACCTGGCAGCCGTCCGTGACGCCAGCGCCGGCTACGCGCAAGAGCTCGGGATGCTGCGACAGCAGATGACGGGGGCGGTCGTCCCGCGCAGCTCAGGTCGCAAGGGTGGGGCTGTCACGGTACCCGCCCGCAAGCAGCCTCGTGCGACCCGCAAGGCGGCATCGGCGAAGAAGCCGGGATAA
- a CDS encoding AAA domain-containing protein translates to MSIIGEITSWANEQPDWIADAINRLFTQGTLGDGDIADLAALLKTKHGFKDPEGRVAHPLDPSSLPVEAKDVSTVSLTAIRSPVNLNAIGSPDGISFEPLGLTIVYGYNGAGKSGYARALKKACRARNTEGIHPNVFAAAGQTGPAQAQFEWQINGKAEFGDWVDDGRSAPAALSRVAVFDSHCARVFVDDQAAVSYIPYGLDVLRDLALGLQRVQKVLETEAQNEKFDMRRLVPLQGDTVVGKLIASLKHSTAVKTIEDQAGINVEEEQERQLLVKLLREEDPAKQAVALRRFALRLQTLENELAALEGPLSDEHVAKLALAFEQLLAAETASKLASAALNEGGAALAGTGTDPWEVLVRSAMTFAADSVYPEHEFPGPHDDAKCVLCQQSLSAEASERLKGFVKFLETDAQKQYSDKRQVAAALYKSITATNLDGFPSDGALLDELTEQVPALAFAIRTWVADLVVRKQALIDMAPKRALGPLGELAPSPVAALKVLRETKIEQVVKLEKALTPDERKLKSIRLADLEARLKLQELLDEVLDCIAAMKRDHAYGEAIRACGTAAVTKKMNELYEKTVTAGLQAALAEEFKALGLAGAMVGLEMSGQRGARMQKLKLSAAAVFAKLKPSMVLSEGEQRTIALASFLAEIGIEGESSGIVFDDPVSSLDHIRRDRIAVRLAKEAKARQVIVFTHDLAFAWSLRDFAKKHGAKYSERHVFAAGESKGLSSNSLPFEAKKLDARVNDLRTLGAKARRALEKDHDHDAYNGLVRQGYRRMRDTWELVVEDLLFNEAVKRFRRSVETQRLNSVLVADEDVQAVSQGMSRCSYFTHEGGAEAPPPLPEPDDFIADIEVLGETVDRLAARLKEVGDRRKKRGAECMPTKARTPLSQSFIVASTDKRASSLPGPLPDRAERG, encoded by the coding sequence ATGTCGATAATCGGCGAAATTACAAGCTGGGCCAACGAGCAGCCGGACTGGATAGCCGATGCGATAAATCGGCTCTTCACTCAAGGAACGCTCGGCGATGGCGACATCGCTGACCTTGCCGCGTTACTTAAAACCAAGCACGGTTTCAAAGACCCTGAGGGGCGTGTCGCGCATCCACTCGATCCCAGTTCGTTACCGGTTGAAGCAAAGGACGTTTCAACCGTCAGTCTGACCGCGATCCGTTCCCCAGTGAATTTGAACGCGATTGGATCCCCCGACGGAATAAGTTTCGAGCCGCTAGGTTTAACCATCGTCTACGGCTACAACGGCGCCGGAAAGTCCGGGTACGCTCGCGCTCTGAAGAAGGCGTGCCGCGCTCGCAATACGGAGGGCATCCACCCTAATGTTTTCGCCGCCGCGGGTCAGACGGGCCCGGCCCAGGCACAATTTGAGTGGCAGATTAACGGGAAGGCGGAGTTCGGTGACTGGGTAGACGACGGACGGTCGGCGCCGGCCGCTCTTTCAAGAGTTGCGGTGTTCGATAGTCACTGCGCACGAGTTTTCGTGGATGACCAAGCGGCGGTTTCATACATTCCCTATGGCCTCGACGTTCTACGTGACCTAGCCCTCGGACTTCAGCGCGTCCAAAAAGTTCTGGAGACTGAGGCTCAGAACGAGAAATTCGATATGCGAAGGCTCGTTCCCCTTCAAGGCGACACGGTAGTTGGCAAGCTAATCGCATCGCTCAAGCACTCGACCGCGGTGAAAACGATCGAGGACCAAGCTGGCATCAATGTCGAAGAAGAACAGGAGCGGCAGTTGCTCGTCAAGCTCCTGCGCGAGGAAGACCCGGCAAAGCAAGCAGTCGCGTTGCGCCGCTTTGCTCTCCGGCTGCAAACTCTGGAGAACGAGCTCGCAGCTCTTGAGGGGCCCCTTTCGGACGAACACGTAGCCAAGCTCGCCCTCGCTTTCGAGCAGCTTCTAGCTGCGGAGACAGCCTCGAAACTCGCATCGGCAGCGCTCAACGAGGGAGGTGCCGCACTTGCGGGGACCGGCACCGATCCGTGGGAAGTCTTGGTCCGGAGCGCGATGACATTTGCAGCCGATTCCGTGTATCCCGAACATGAATTTCCTGGCCCTCACGACGATGCAAAGTGTGTGCTCTGCCAGCAGTCACTTTCTGCAGAAGCAAGTGAACGTCTGAAAGGATTTGTGAAGTTCCTCGAGACAGATGCGCAAAAGCAGTACAGCGATAAACGGCAAGTGGCAGCCGCGCTATACAAATCTATCACTGCCACTAACTTGGACGGCTTCCCATCCGACGGGGCGCTACTCGATGAGTTGACGGAGCAGGTCCCGGCGTTGGCATTTGCGATACGCACATGGGTTGCCGACCTCGTTGTAAGGAAGCAGGCTCTCATCGACATGGCGCCCAAACGCGCGCTCGGTCCGCTCGGCGAACTCGCCCCTTCGCCGGTCGCCGCGCTGAAAGTCCTCCGGGAAACTAAAATCGAGCAGGTGGTGAAACTTGAGAAGGCTCTTACCCCAGACGAGCGTAAGCTGAAATCGATTCGCCTTGCCGACCTGGAGGCTCGCCTGAAACTACAGGAGCTTCTCGATGAGGTTCTCGATTGCATTGCTGCCATGAAACGAGATCATGCCTATGGCGAAGCCATCAGAGCATGCGGAACGGCCGCCGTCACCAAAAAGATGAATGAACTTTACGAGAAGACGGTGACGGCCGGGTTGCAGGCTGCCCTTGCAGAGGAGTTTAAGGCGCTTGGGCTAGCCGGCGCGATGGTTGGCCTTGAAATGTCAGGGCAACGCGGCGCACGAATGCAAAAGCTTAAGCTTTCTGCGGCAGCGGTTTTTGCAAAGCTCAAACCCTCGATGGTTCTGAGTGAGGGTGAGCAACGAACAATTGCCCTGGCTTCGTTCTTGGCGGAGATAGGCATTGAGGGAGAGAGTTCAGGAATCGTTTTTGACGACCCGGTCTCTTCGCTTGACCACATACGCAGAGACCGTATTGCAGTACGTCTTGCGAAAGAGGCCAAAGCGCGACAGGTTATTGTCTTCACCCACGACTTGGCGTTCGCTTGGTCATTGCGGGACTTCGCCAAGAAGCATGGGGCGAAGTATTCTGAGCGGCACGTATTTGCAGCGGGCGAAAGCAAAGGGCTTAGTAGCAACAGCCTTCCGTTTGAAGCCAAGAAGCTTGATGCGAGGGTTAACGACCTTCGAACTCTAGGCGCAAAAGCCCGAAGGGCTCTTGAGAAAGATCACGATCACGACGCTTACAACGGTTTGGTCCGACAGGGTTACCGGCGGATGCGAGACACATGGGAACTCGTAGTCGAGGACCTTCTATTTAACGAGGCGGTCAAGCGCTTCCGCCGTTCAGTCGAGACCCAACGCTTGAATTCCGTCCTTGTCGCCGATGAAGACGTTCAGGCCGTCTCTCAGGGGATGTCGCGCTGTTCATACTTCACCCATGAGGGCGGCGCAGAGGCTCCGCCGCCGCTGCCGGAGCCTGATGACTTCATTGCTGACATCGAAGTACTTGGAGAAACGGTTGATCGACTGGCAGCTAGGCTTAAAGAAGTAGGTGATCGCCGCAAAAAAAGGGGGGCTGAGTGCATGCCCACGAAGGCACGCACGCCACTCAGCCAAAGCTTCATCGTTGCGAGCACAGACAAAAGGGCTAGTAGTTTACCTGGTCCGCTTCCTGATCGAGCGGAACGAGGTTGA
- a CDS encoding transcriptional regulator, AsnC family, whose protein sequence is MRFSNNQQFQLDAFDIKLLEAVQQNNRLTAKQLSEKVNLSGMSCLRRLTRLREEKVIVKDISVIDPARVGQAMTTLALVSLERERADMIDEFKRAVQQTREIIQCHYVTGDVDFVMMISTASMEDYDAFTRSFFFGNKNVRRFSTLVVMNQVKFAMPFPLG, encoded by the coding sequence ATGAGATTTTCGAACAATCAGCAATTTCAGCTCGACGCCTTCGACATCAAACTTCTAGAGGCGGTTCAGCAGAACAATCGGCTTACTGCGAAGCAACTGTCGGAGAAGGTGAACTTGTCCGGTATGTCGTGCTTGCGGCGTCTAACGCGGCTGCGAGAAGAGAAGGTGATCGTCAAAGACATCTCGGTCATCGATCCTGCGCGCGTTGGACAGGCCATGACTACGCTTGCGCTCGTGTCCCTTGAACGAGAACGTGCGGATATGATCGATGAGTTCAAGCGTGCGGTTCAGCAAACCCGCGAAATTATCCAGTGCCACTACGTCACAGGTGACGTCGACTTTGTGATGATGATCTCGACGGCAAGCATGGAGGACTATGACGCGTTCACTCGCAGCTTTTTCTTTGGGAACAAGAACGTTCGACGCTTCAGCACGCTTGTCGTAATGAACCAAGTGAAGTTTGCTATGCCCTTCCCGCTTGGCTAG
- a CDS encoding Major Facilitator Superfamily protein → MVTSTIANTTASRLDRLTTRSFHQRRLGMAGGGLLTDNFDTYIDGPVLFVLLHSGSPNPSYNATFVFATFAGMMGTFCIGIAGNRYGRKLTFRIKLGIFRTPSLAAVTVTNMNILIAMRFICGIGRDAAMVTGYSTLSECVPPKSRGNWLALLFMMSSCGLSTATILPILVPISGGRVRFAITKSSCSILSRS, encoded by the coding sequence ATGGTCACCTCGACAATAGCCAACACGACCGCGTCAAGACTTGACCGACTGACCACGCGTTCATTCCACCAAAGGCGGCTCGGGATGGCCGGCGGTGGATTGTTGACCGACAATTTCGACACTTACATTGACGGGCCGGTGCTTTTCGTCCTTCTCCACAGCGGATCGCCCAATCCTTCCTACAATGCAACCTTCGTGTTCGCCACCTTCGCCGGCATGATGGGAACATTCTGCATAGGCATCGCTGGTAACCGGTATGGAAGGAAGCTGACCTTTCGCATCAAACTAGGCATCTTCAGGACGCCATCGTTGGCTGCCGTCACCGTGACCAATATGAACATATTGATTGCGATGCGCTTCATTTGCGGCATCGGCCGTGACGCCGCGATGGTAACTGGGTATAGCACGCTCTCAGAGTGTGTTCCGCCGAAAAGCCGCGGAAATTGGCTTGCGCTGCTTTTTATGATGTCGTCGTGCGGCCTTTCCACTGCCACTATCCTCCCCATTTTGGTACCGATCTCTGGTGGGAGAGTCAGGTTCGCTATCACAAAAAGTAGCTGTTCCATATTGAGCCGCTCATGA
- a CDS encoding gamma-glutamyltransferase 2. Threonine peptidase. MEROPS family T03 gives MRNFELPGRSEAFGSRGMAAASHPAATLAALDVLKAGGNAVDAAVTAAAVLAVVEPTQTGIGGDCFVLLKRRGEPVVALEGAGWACARADAASYVAQGVKAIDPLTAHAVTVPGSIRTWHCLSTDYGTRPWERLLRPAIVAATHGTPVTERLARDWGRQVEKLQRDDDTARVFLHPEGRAFRAGEIHCQPALGEALSSIASDGPDVFYEGWIAQDIVTKLESVGGLQTLDDFADWRPRYVKPISTGYRGYELWECPPSGQGIIALGMAAMLERYRLADFDPVSAERFHLQAEIARLAYAERDHYLSDREDKNALVQHMLAPHKLDERLARLRMDARMQDVTPVSGPSHRDTIYLTVVDSDGLAVSFINSIYDDFGSGILAPRSGVLLHNRACGFVTDPSHPNAIAGRKRPMHTIIPAMLTKDGEAVLSFGVTGAHFQPLGQIQVLTNIIDYGMNVQEALDQPRMYAHGDVLHLEHAVPQRVWDGLRALSHKPEPSPNPLGTGQAIWIEPDLGLLRGGADPRRDGLALGF, from the coding sequence ATGCGCAACTTTGAACTTCCCGGCCGATCGGAAGCTTTCGGCTCACGCGGCATGGCTGCTGCGTCGCACCCTGCCGCAACATTGGCTGCTCTGGATGTGCTCAAAGCAGGCGGCAACGCTGTCGACGCTGCTGTTACGGCAGCAGCGGTTCTTGCTGTCGTGGAACCCACGCAGACCGGTATCGGAGGCGACTGCTTCGTTCTTCTCAAGCGGCGCGGGGAACCAGTCGTCGCCCTCGAGGGCGCAGGCTGGGCGTGCGCCCGCGCGGACGCTGCAAGTTACGTTGCCCAAGGCGTCAAGGCAATTGACCCGCTTACAGCGCATGCAGTTACGGTTCCTGGCTCGATCCGCACATGGCATTGTTTGTCGACCGACTATGGCACGCGTCCTTGGGAAAGGCTGTTGCGTCCGGCGATTGTAGCCGCTACGCATGGCACCCCAGTCACAGAGCGACTCGCGCGAGATTGGGGACGCCAGGTGGAAAAACTTCAGCGCGACGATGACACGGCCCGCGTGTTTCTTCATCCTGAGGGTCGCGCCTTTCGCGCCGGTGAAATACATTGCCAGCCGGCGCTCGGTGAGGCCTTGAGCAGTATTGCGTCGGACGGTCCGGACGTTTTCTATGAAGGCTGGATTGCGCAGGATATCGTTACCAAACTGGAGAGTGTCGGGGGACTCCAAACGCTCGATGACTTTGCGGATTGGCGTCCGCGCTACGTCAAACCTATCTCAACCGGATATCGTGGCTACGAGCTATGGGAGTGCCCCCCGAGCGGGCAAGGGATCATCGCCCTTGGAATGGCCGCAATGCTAGAGCGCTATCGACTTGCCGATTTCGATCCTGTTTCGGCCGAACGTTTTCATCTGCAGGCGGAAATTGCGCGGCTCGCTTATGCCGAACGTGACCATTATTTGAGCGATCGCGAGGACAAAAACGCTTTAGTGCAGCATATGCTCGCGCCGCACAAGCTAGACGAGCGCCTGGCCCGTTTGCGAATGGACGCGCGGATGCAAGATGTGACTCCTGTAAGCGGACCTTCACATCGGGACACTATCTATTTAACCGTCGTTGATAGCGATGGCCTCGCTGTGTCCTTCATCAACTCGATCTACGATGATTTTGGCAGCGGCATACTTGCGCCGCGATCCGGCGTGCTTCTACATAATCGCGCTTGCGGCTTTGTGACGGACCCATCGCATCCCAATGCGATCGCTGGGCGCAAACGACCTATGCACACGATCATCCCGGCCATGCTGACTAAAGACGGCGAAGCCGTGCTTTCCTTCGGTGTCACCGGCGCCCACTTTCAGCCTCTCGGCCAGATTCAGGTTCTGACCAACATAATCGACTACGGCATGAACGTACAGGAAGCGCTGGATCAGCCGCGTATGTATGCGCACGGCGATGTTCTGCACTTGGAGCACGCGGTACCGCAGCGGGTTTGGGACGGCCTCCGTGCGCTTTCGCATAAGCCGGAACCATCACCAAACCCTCTCGGAACCGGCCAGGCTATCTGGATCGAACCCGATCTTGGCCTTCTTCGTGGCGGTGCAGACCCTCGCCGTGATGGCTTAGCTCTCGGCTTCTAA
- a CDS encoding diaminopropionate ammonia-lyase, with protein sequence MPLSIPGPLGFLQNPRSVRQDVYHADGRTEILSLKSLANAEREITAWPGYTPTRLVQMSGIASALKLSQIYYKDEGSRFGLGSFKALGGAYAVLRYLKKQIKSQLGSEPETSELTHGVHKKITSALTVACATDGNHGKSVAWGAQMFACNCVIYVHAGVSQARRDAIAAYGARVLEVQGTYDDAVRKAAKDAQLNGWQVISDTSYKGYMDVPRDVMQGYGIIAQEASRQYPEKARPTHVFVQGGVGGVAASLCSWFWESWGSQAPRFIVVEPDRADCLLRSANAGKPTAAEGDLNTIMAGLACGEVSLSAWSILRDGADAFLTITDKAAMETMRLLANVPFDDPVVVAGESAVAGLAGAILSAGDPKIRAALGLSKDSVVLVVGTETATDPEMYEKIVGRRLESMQDGTSQPAGTTS encoded by the coding sequence ATGCCGCTATCTATTCCTGGCCCGCTGGGCTTTCTGCAGAACCCGCGATCCGTCCGCCAAGATGTCTACCATGCCGATGGGCGTACCGAGATCCTAAGCCTTAAGTCGCTTGCGAACGCAGAGCGAGAGATCACCGCATGGCCCGGATATACTCCGACTCGTCTCGTGCAAATGTCCGGAATCGCGAGCGCGCTCAAACTCTCGCAGATCTACTATAAGGACGAAGGCAGCCGTTTCGGACTGGGTAGCTTCAAGGCGCTCGGGGGTGCCTATGCCGTGCTGCGCTATCTCAAAAAGCAGATCAAATCGCAGCTTGGAAGTGAACCAGAGACCTCCGAGCTGACTCATGGTGTGCACAAGAAGATTACCTCCGCGCTGACGGTCGCCTGTGCGACGGATGGCAATCATGGAAAGTCTGTGGCATGGGGCGCGCAGATGTTCGCGTGTAACTGCGTGATCTATGTGCATGCAGGCGTCAGTCAGGCGCGCCGCGACGCCATTGCTGCGTATGGCGCGAGAGTTCTGGAAGTTCAGGGTACATATGATGATGCCGTCCGCAAGGCCGCCAAGGATGCGCAACTGAACGGCTGGCAAGTTATCTCAGACACTTCCTACAAAGGATATATGGACGTGCCTCGCGACGTTATGCAAGGCTACGGCATCATTGCCCAAGAGGCATCGCGTCAGTATCCCGAAAAAGCACGTCCCACGCATGTATTTGTACAGGGCGGTGTGGGCGGCGTTGCCGCAAGCCTCTGTTCCTGGTTCTGGGAAAGTTGGGGCTCGCAAGCGCCTCGATTCATTGTTGTTGAACCGGATCGCGCCGACTGCCTGCTCCGAAGCGCGAATGCTGGTAAGCCAACTGCGGCCGAAGGTGACTTAAACACCATTATGGCCGGCCTTGCCTGTGGAGAGGTGTCGTTGAGTGCCTGGTCGATTTTGCGCGACGGGGCGGACGCATTCCTCACGATCACGGATAAAGCTGCGATGGAGACGATGCGCCTTCTGGCGAACGTGCCGTTTGACGACCCCGTTGTTGTCGCCGGAGAATCCGCCGTAGCGGGGCTTGCAGGCGCAATCCTGTCAGCAGGCGATCCCAAAATTCGCGCTGCGCTTGGCCTCAGCAAGGACAGCGTTGTCCTTGTTGTCGGTACCGAAACTGCGACCGACCCTGAGATGTACGAAAAGATCGTTGGTCGCAGGCTTGAATCGATGCAGGACGGGACATCGCAACCCGCGGGGACTACGTCATGA
- a CDS encoding succinyl-diaminopimelate desuccinylase encodes MSLRNTDLKEAPFYADKIDLDLVAEVVTEVEASRELLFDLCGRLVSAESSNPPGNTVAMARTLEGFLLGQDLPAKIVAADSEAPNVVCTLSGARPGAHIVLNAHMDTMLAGDESAWTVPILELTRKDGRLYGHGMGNMKGALAAMALALKIVQRRLPSLPGKLSLTAVSDEVMFGARGSSFLLQEQPDLYGDYMISGEGPGWMNFAIAEKGLLWLDITATGTAGHSSRALRGETALARMSAFINKLDELNDFYAELPADIAGIDGGEGNVGLRVSVNVGWIEAGNVRSLIAPVVRAKADLRLPPGLPIDELKARINRLAAQTPGIEVEYMKGWPANWAPLDSVPVRALGASAAAVRGLPTRHVVRLPGSDARYWRDKGITAVCYGPQPTLSSGLDDYAEEQDVLDCAAIYALSAMQLMASRV; translated from the coding sequence ATGAGCTTACGTAACACAGACTTGAAAGAAGCACCGTTTTACGCGGACAAGATCGATTTAGATCTGGTTGCAGAAGTGGTCACCGAGGTCGAAGCATCCCGCGAACTGCTCTTCGACCTTTGTGGTCGCCTCGTCTCGGCGGAAAGCTCGAATCCCCCTGGCAATACGGTAGCGATGGCCCGCACGCTCGAAGGGTTCCTTCTCGGTCAAGATCTTCCTGCCAAGATAGTCGCTGCAGACAGCGAAGCACCTAATGTCGTTTGCACTCTTTCTGGCGCTAGACCTGGGGCCCACATAGTTTTGAACGCACACATGGATACGATGCTTGCGGGCGACGAATCTGCGTGGACGGTGCCCATTCTCGAGCTGACCCGTAAAGACGGCAGGCTCTATGGGCATGGAATGGGCAACATGAAGGGCGCACTTGCGGCAATGGCTTTAGCGTTGAAGATTGTACAGCGCCGCCTGCCCAGTCTTCCTGGAAAGCTCAGCCTGACTGCCGTATCGGACGAGGTAATGTTCGGGGCGCGCGGGTCTTCATTTCTGCTCCAAGAGCAGCCTGATCTGTACGGCGACTACATGATCAGTGGTGAAGGTCCAGGTTGGATGAACTTCGCAATCGCGGAGAAAGGTCTTCTCTGGCTCGACATTACCGCTACTGGAACGGCGGGGCATTCATCACGGGCCTTGCGCGGAGAAACGGCATTAGCGCGTATGTCGGCATTTATCAACAAGCTGGATGAACTCAACGATTTTTATGCGGAACTTCCAGCCGACATAGCGGGTATCGACGGCGGGGAAGGCAACGTCGGTCTGCGGGTATCAGTGAACGTTGGTTGGATCGAGGCCGGGAACGTTCGCAGTCTAATTGCACCCGTGGTGCGGGCAAAAGCAGATCTCCGCTTGCCCCCGGGCCTGCCAATCGACGAGCTCAAAGCCCGCATCAATCGTCTGGCTGCTCAAACCCCGGGAATCGAGGTCGAGTATATGAAGGGTTGGCCTGCTAACTGGGCGCCGCTTGATAGCGTGCCCGTTAGAGCACTAGGTGCCTCAGCCGCAGCGGTGAGGGGACTTCCAACGCGCCATGTCGTCCGGTTGCCAGGCTCAGATGCACGTTATTGGCGGGACAAGGGGATTACGGCAGTTTGCTATGGCCCCCAGCCCACCTTGTCATCAGGACTCGATGACTATGCGGAAGAACAGGACGTGCTGGACTGTGCCGCCATCTACGCGCTATCGGCTATGCAACTTATGGCATCGAGGGTGTAA